The Bacillus vallismortis genome window below encodes:
- the aroE gene encoding shikimate dehydrogenase has product MKKLYGVIGNPIGHSMSPDIHNASLKDLGLDGHYHAFKVEENDLEDAVKGIRALGVQGINVTVPHKVSIMDYLDHIDDSAKVIGAVNTVRREGDKLVGYNTDGEGFVKSLMKVLDKPISELSFLMIGAGGAARAIFTAIARNVPIKFDICNRTLEKAKQLTESTPSFQNKEVLSIKEAEERLEQYDVIIHTTSVGMYPNVEDVPLSLQCAQSSAVVCDIVYNPIQTALLKEANQKGLKTLDGVGMFVEQAALSFQLWTGQEPDIEKMRSIVIGKLGGTEC; this is encoded by the coding sequence ATGAAAAAGCTGTACGGAGTTATCGGAAATCCGATTGGCCATTCCATGTCACCTGATATTCATAACGCATCATTGAAAGATCTCGGTCTAGACGGACATTACCATGCTTTCAAGGTAGAAGAGAATGATCTGGAAGATGCGGTAAAAGGAATAAGAGCACTTGGCGTACAAGGAATCAATGTGACTGTTCCGCATAAGGTTTCCATTATGGATTACCTGGATCATATTGATGATAGTGCAAAAGTGATCGGTGCCGTAAATACGGTGAGAAGAGAGGGAGACAAGCTTGTCGGATACAATACCGATGGGGAAGGCTTTGTGAAGTCATTAATGAAGGTACTGGACAAGCCCATCTCTGAACTGTCATTCTTAATGATCGGCGCGGGCGGAGCGGCAAGAGCCATTTTCACAGCAATTGCCCGCAATGTTCCGATAAAGTTTGACATTTGCAACCGGACGTTGGAAAAAGCAAAGCAGCTTACAGAATCCACTCCCTCATTTCAAAATAAAGAAGTGTTAAGCATAAAAGAAGCAGAAGAGCGGCTTGAGCAGTATGATGTGATCATCCATACAACGTCTGTGGGCATGTATCCGAACGTGGAAGATGTGCCGCTTTCATTGCAGTGTGCACAAAGCAGTGCCGTCGTATGCGATATCGTGTATAATCCAATTCAGACGGCTCTTTTAAAAGAAGCAAACCAAAAAGGCCTGAAAACACTAGATGGAGTGGGCATGTTTGTAGAACAGGCAGCATTGTCTTTCCAATTGTGGACTGGACAAGAGCCTGATATTGAAAAAATGAGATCAATTGTTATAGGAAAATTAGGAGGAACAGAATGTTAA
- a CDS encoding helix-hairpin-helix domain-containing protein, whose product MNWLYLHKKAIILAASAAAFIAVIFVLASGENKEPVKQAVSTETENTEVKQEAVKDENDTIVIDIKGAVQHPGVYEMRTGDRVSQAIEKAGGTGEQADEMQVNLAELLQDGIVVYIPKKGEETTMQQGFGGAVKSDGGKEAPVNINTATLEELQGISGVGPSKAEAIIAFREENGRFQTIEELTKVSGIGEKSLEKIKSSITVK is encoded by the coding sequence ATGAATTGGTTGTATCTGCATAAAAAAGCAATCATTTTAGCGGCTTCTGCAGCTGCTTTCATAGCGGTTATTTTCGTTTTGGCCAGCGGGGAAAACAAAGAGCCGGTGAAGCAGGCTGTATCAACTGAGACAGAAAATACGGAGGTAAAGCAGGAGGCGGTAAAAGACGAGAACGATACCATTGTGATTGATATAAAGGGTGCTGTTCAGCATCCTGGCGTGTATGAAATGCGAACAGGGGACAGAGTATCTCAGGCGATTGAGAAAGCGGGCGGGACCGGTGAACAAGCAGATGAAATGCAAGTGAATTTGGCGGAGCTGCTGCAGGACGGGATAGTGGTGTACATCCCGAAAAAGGGAGAAGAGACAACAATGCAGCAAGGATTCGGAGGCGCTGTGAAAAGCGATGGAGGGAAGGAAGCACCGGTAAATATCAATACAGCAACCTTAGAGGAATTACAAGGCATCTCAGGGGTGGGGCCATCAAAGGCTGAAGCTATTATTGCATTCCGGGAAGAAAACGGGCGTTTCCAGACAATTGAAGAGCTCACTAAGGTTTCAGGAATCGGGGAGAAGTCGCTTGAGAAAATAAAGTCTTCCATTACAGTAAAGTGA
- the rsfS gene encoding ribosome silencing factor — protein MNQKSILKIAAAACDDKRAEDILALDMEGISLVADYFLICHGNSDKQVQAIAREIKDQAEENGIQIKKMEGFDEARWVLVDLGDVIVHVFHKDERSYYNLEKLWGDAPLADLELGMNQ, from the coding sequence ATGAACCAAAAGTCCATTTTAAAGATCGCAGCTGCGGCTTGTGATGATAAACGGGCAGAGGATATTTTAGCACTGGATATGGAAGGCATATCTCTGGTTGCTGATTATTTTCTGATCTGCCACGGGAATTCAGATAAACAGGTGCAGGCGATTGCCCGTGAAATCAAGGATCAGGCTGAAGAAAACGGCATTCAAATCAAAAAGATGGAAGGCTTCGATGAAGCAAGATGGGTGCTCGTTGACCTTGGCGATGTGATTGTGCATGTCTTCCACAAGGATGAAAGAAGCTACTACAATCTGGAAAAACTGTGGGGGGACGCTCCGCTCGCAGATCTTGAGCTTGGAATGAACCAATGA
- the yqeH gene encoding ribosome biogenesis GTPase YqeH, with product MEKVVCIGCGVTIQTEDKTGLGYAPPASLTKENVICQRCFRLKNYNEIQDVSLTDDDFLNILHGIGETDSLVVKIVDIFDFNGSWINGLQRLVGGNPILLIGNKADILPKSLKRERLIQWMKREAKELGLKPVDVFLVSAGRGQGIREVIDAIEYYRNDKDVYVVGCTNVGKSTFINRIIKEVSGEEDIITTSQFPGTTLDAIEIPLDDGSALYDTPGIINHHQMAHYVNKKDLKILSPKKELKPRTFQLNDQQTLYFGGLARFDYVSGERAPFICYMPNELMIHRTKLENADALYEKHAGELLTPPGKDEMDEFPELVAHTFTIKDNKTDIVFSGLGWVTVHDADKKVTAYAPKGVHVFVRRSLI from the coding sequence ATGGAAAAGGTTGTTTGTATCGGCTGCGGAGTGACAATCCAAACCGAGGACAAAACAGGTCTGGGATACGCGCCGCCTGCATCGCTCACGAAAGAAAATGTGATTTGCCAGCGCTGCTTCAGACTGAAAAACTATAATGAAATACAAGATGTTTCCTTAACGGATGATGATTTCTTAAACATTCTTCACGGTATTGGGGAAACCGATTCTCTAGTTGTTAAAATTGTTGATATTTTTGATTTTAACGGCAGCTGGATCAATGGGCTGCAGCGTTTGGTGGGGGGAAACCCTATCTTATTGATTGGCAATAAAGCTGATATTTTGCCTAAGTCACTGAAAAGAGAACGTCTGATCCAGTGGATGAAGCGTGAAGCGAAAGAGCTTGGCTTAAAACCGGTTGACGTATTTTTGGTCAGCGCGGGACGCGGCCAGGGGATCAGAGAAGTAATTGATGCGATTGAGTATTACCGCAACGATAAAGATGTCTATGTTGTCGGGTGTACAAATGTAGGGAAGTCAACCTTTATTAACCGGATTATTAAAGAAGTATCAGGTGAAGAAGATATTATTACGACATCCCAATTTCCTGGCACAACTCTTGATGCAATTGAAATCCCGCTGGACGACGGCTCAGCGCTTTATGATACACCGGGCATAATCAACCATCATCAAATGGCGCATTATGTCAATAAAAAGGATCTTAAAATACTATCTCCTAAAAAGGAGCTGAAACCTCGCACATTCCAGCTTAACGATCAGCAAACACTGTATTTCGGCGGGCTTGCAAGGTTCGATTATGTGTCCGGAGAAAGGGCTCCTTTTATTTGCTATATGCCGAATGAGCTGATGATTCATAGGACAAAACTGGAAAATGCAGACGCGCTTTATGAAAAGCATGCAGGGGAATTGCTCACACCTCCGGGAAAAGATGAAATGGATGAGTTTCCGGAATTGGTCGCCCATACGTTTACGATAAAAGACAATAAGACAGATATCGTTTTCTCAGGGTTAGGCTGGGTAACAGTGCATGACGCCGATAAAAAAGTAACTGCTTACGCGCCAAAAGGCGTTCACGTATTTGTTCGGCGCTCATTAATTTAA
- the gnd gene encoding phosphogluconate dehydrogenase (NAD(+)-dependent, decarboxylating), translating to MKIGLIGLGKMGINIGKQFIDRKHQAVGYDVNQEAVDELKAYGAEGTTNLKELISSLDTPRILWVMVPHGVVDAVLRDVAPLLSKGDIVIEAGNSHYKESIRRHNQMKEAGIHYLDAGTSGGMEGARHGACFMIGGDPEAWEIAEPLFRDTAVENGYLYAGEAGSGHFLKMIHNGIEYGMMAAIGEGFEVLENSQFDFDYEKVARVWNNGSVIRSWLMGLTERAFSKDARLDQIKGIMHSSGEGKWTVETALDLQTATPVIAMSLLMRYRSLTDDTFTGKVVAALRNEFGGHATEKK from the coding sequence ATGAAAATTGGATTAATCGGGTTAGGAAAAATGGGCATAAACATAGGAAAGCAATTCATTGATCGCAAACATCAAGCTGTCGGGTATGATGTGAATCAAGAGGCTGTCGATGAACTGAAAGCCTATGGGGCTGAGGGGACAACGAATCTAAAAGAGTTGATTTCTTCATTAGACACGCCGCGTATACTATGGGTTATGGTGCCGCATGGCGTTGTCGATGCTGTTTTGCGTGATGTGGCGCCTTTATTAAGCAAAGGCGATATTGTTATTGAAGCCGGAAACTCTCATTATAAAGAATCGATTCGCCGCCACAATCAAATGAAAGAAGCGGGTATCCATTATCTCGATGCCGGAACGTCGGGCGGAATGGAAGGCGCGCGCCATGGCGCCTGTTTTATGATAGGAGGAGACCCTGAAGCATGGGAGATTGCAGAGCCGCTGTTTCGGGATACTGCCGTTGAAAACGGATATCTTTACGCTGGTGAGGCGGGAAGCGGACATTTCTTGAAAATGATTCATAATGGCATTGAGTACGGAATGATGGCCGCGATTGGTGAAGGATTCGAAGTGCTTGAAAACAGCCAATTTGATTTTGACTACGAAAAGGTTGCCAGAGTATGGAATAACGGCTCTGTCATTCGCTCTTGGCTTATGGGGCTGACTGAGCGAGCTTTCTCTAAAGATGCGAGGCTGGATCAGATCAAAGGCATCATGCATTCCTCAGGTGAAGGAAAGTGGACGGTGGAAACAGCGCTTGATCTGCAGACAGCAACTCCGGTGATTGCCATGTCGCTGCTGATGAGATACCGTTCTTTAACAGATGATACGTTTACAGGAAAGGTCGTCGCTGCGCTTCGAAATGAATTCGGAGGCCATGCGACAGAAAAAAAGTAA
- the yqeK gene encoding bis(5'-nucleosyl)-tetraphosphatase (symmetrical) YqeK, giving the protein MNREEALACVKQQLTEHRYIHTIGVMNTAIELAERFGANPKKAETAAIFHDYAKFRPKEEMKQIIAREKMPSHLLDHNPELWHAPVGAYLVQREAGIQDEDILDAIRYHTSGRPGMTLLEKVIYVADYIEPNRAFPGVDEVRKLAETDLNQALIQSIKNTMMFLMKKNQPVFPDTFSTYNWLVSGN; this is encoded by the coding sequence ATGAATCGTGAGGAGGCACTTGCCTGCGTTAAGCAGCAATTGACCGAACACCGATATATCCACACGATTGGTGTGATGAACACGGCGATCGAACTTGCGGAGCGTTTTGGAGCCAACCCTAAAAAAGCGGAAACAGCGGCTATCTTTCATGATTATGCCAAATTCCGCCCGAAAGAAGAAATGAAACAAATTATTGCGCGAGAAAAAATGCCTTCGCATTTATTGGATCATAATCCGGAGCTGTGGCACGCTCCGGTCGGCGCTTATTTGGTCCAAAGAGAAGCGGGGATTCAAGATGAAGACATTCTTGACGCCATCAGGTATCATACCTCTGGACGGCCTGGCATGACACTTTTAGAAAAAGTGATTTACGTTGCCGATTACATTGAACCAAACCGGGCATTTCCCGGTGTCGATGAGGTGCGTAAACTTGCCGAGACAGATTTGAATCAAGCGCTGATTCAATCCATTAAAAATACAATGATGTTTCTTATGAAAAAAAATCAACCGGTTTTTCCAGACACATTTTCAACGTATAACTGGCTTGTGTCCGGCAACTGA
- a CDS encoding TVP38/TMEM64 family protein yields MLKKILGIIVIITVIAVGFFQKEAWLEAIKAGGMFSVLFSMLLIAADVFFPIVPFALVAALNGAVFGIANGIWITLTGSMLGTIMLFFLARYSFRDWARKKVQAYPAIQSYEASFNKNAFTAVLLGRLIPVIPSLVMNVICGLSQVRWHVFFFASLIGKIPNIVVVTIAGANFPSDKLLSFSIYGAYILIIMMIIYKKFPHLLNVQKK; encoded by the coding sequence ATGTTAAAAAAGATACTAGGTATCATCGTGATTATAACTGTCATTGCAGTCGGTTTTTTTCAGAAAGAAGCTTGGCTTGAGGCGATCAAAGCAGGAGGGATGTTTTCTGTTTTATTCAGTATGCTGCTGATTGCTGCCGATGTTTTTTTCCCCATTGTGCCGTTTGCTTTGGTTGCCGCTTTAAACGGCGCTGTGTTCGGAATCGCAAATGGGATCTGGATTACACTGACCGGCTCAATGCTTGGTACAATCATGCTGTTTTTTCTCGCCAGATACAGCTTTAGAGATTGGGCCAGAAAAAAAGTTCAGGCCTATCCGGCTATCCAAAGCTACGAGGCTTCCTTCAACAAAAATGCTTTTACCGCTGTTTTATTAGGAAGACTCATCCCCGTCATCCCTTCTCTTGTCATGAACGTGATATGCGGGCTGAGTCAGGTTCGCTGGCATGTTTTTTTCTTCGCGTCTCTCATAGGGAAAATCCCGAATATTGTCGTTGTTACCATTGCAGGTGCTAATTTTCCCAGCGACAAATTACTGTCTTTCAGCATTTACGGAGCCTACATTCTGATCATCATGATGATCATTTATAAAAAGTTCCCTCATCTGCTGAACGTGCAAAAAAAATAA
- a CDS encoding class I SAM-dependent methyltransferase — MIYQGFASVYDELMSHAPYDQWTKWIEAALPEKGRILDLACGTGEISVRLAEKGFEVTGIDLSEEMLAYAQQKVSSNQPILFLQQDMREITGFDGQFDAVVICCDSLNYLKTKNDVIETFKSVFRVLKPEGMLLFDVHSSYKVSEVFPDSTFADQDEDISYIWQSFAGSEELSVIHDMSFFVRNGEAYDRFDETHEQRTFPVDEYEEMLRNCGFQLHGVTADFTDSEPTTQSERLFFKAQKSKTIVS, encoded by the coding sequence ATGATTTACCAAGGCTTTGCAAGCGTGTATGACGAGTTAATGTCGCACGCACCTTACGATCAATGGACAAAGTGGATTGAAGCAGCTCTCCCGGAAAAAGGCCGTATCCTCGATCTGGCATGCGGCACAGGGGAAATCTCAGTCCGGCTTGCCGAAAAAGGCTTCGAGGTCACGGGGATCGACCTCAGTGAGGAAATGCTTGCTTACGCCCAGCAAAAGGTCTCCAGTAACCAGCCGATTCTTTTTCTTCAGCAGGATATGAGAGAGATTACCGGCTTTGACGGCCAGTTTGACGCTGTTGTGATATGCTGTGACTCATTAAATTATTTAAAAACGAAAAATGATGTGATCGAAACCTTCAAAAGTGTATTTCGGGTGTTGAAACCTGAAGGCATGTTGCTATTTGATGTTCATTCATCTTATAAAGTCAGTGAAGTCTTTCCGGATAGCACATTTGCTGACCAGGATGAAGATATCAGCTATATTTGGCAGAGCTTTGCCGGAAGTGAAGAGCTTTCTGTCATTCATGATATGTCGTTTTTTGTGCGGAACGGAGAAGCGTATGACCGTTTTGATGAGACGCATGAGCAAAGAACGTTCCCGGTGGATGAATATGAAGAAATGCTGAGGAACTGCGGCTTTCAGCTGCACGGCGTGACAGCTGATTTTACAGATTCAGAACCAACAACACAATCAGAACGCCTATTTTTCAAGGCGCAGAAATCAAAAACCATCGTTTCCTAA
- a CDS encoding sporulation histidine kinase inhibitor Sda: MRKLSDELLIESYFKATEMNLNRDFIELIENEIKRRSLGHIISVSS, encoded by the coding sequence ATGAGAAAACTGTCTGATGAATTACTAATAGAATCTTATTTCAAAGCCACCGAAATGAATTTAAACCGTGACTTTATCGAGTTAATTGAAAACGAAATAAAAAGAAGATCGCTCGGACATATTATTTCCGTATCTTCTTAA
- a CDS encoding nicotinate-nucleotide adenylyltransferase: MKKIGIFGGTFDPPHNGHLLMANEVLFQAGLDEIWFMPNQIPPHKQKENYTDSFHRVEMLKLAIQSNPSFKLELAEMEREGPSYTFDTVSLLNQRYPNDQLFFIIGADMIEYLPKWYKLDELLNLIQFIGVKRPGFHVETPYPLLFADVPEFEVSSTMIRERFKSKKPTDYLIPDKVKKYVEENGLYES; this comes from the coding sequence ATGAAGAAAATCGGTATTTTCGGAGGCACGTTTGACCCTCCGCATAACGGCCACCTCTTAATGGCGAATGAGGTGCTGTTTCAGGCGGGGCTTGATGAAATTTGGTTTATGCCCAATCAAATTCCGCCGCATAAACAGAAAGAAAACTATACGGACAGCTTTCATCGTGTGGAAATGCTGAAGCTTGCGATTCAGTCTAATCCGTCCTTTAAGCTGGAGTTGGCTGAAATGGAAAGAGAAGGGCCTTCCTATACGTTTGATACTGTTTCTTTACTGAACCAGCGTTATCCGAATGATCAGCTGTTCTTTATTATCGGTGCTGATATGATTGAATATTTGCCGAAATGGTATAAGCTGGACGAGTTGCTGAACCTCATTCAATTTATTGGAGTAAAGCGCCCCGGTTTTCATGTTGAAACCCCTTATCCGCTTCTCTTTGCAGACGTTCCGGAATTTGAGGTATCATCAACTATGATAAGGGAACGGTTTAAAAGCAAGAAACCCACTGACTACTTAATCCCTGATAAAGTGAAGAAGTATGTAGAGGAGAATGGTTTATATGAATCGTGA
- a CDS encoding SGNH/GDSL hydrolase family protein, with translation MKHFFILFLLLSVTAGCEGKGYEDVVAFGDSNTRGSNWDYRDYPKAQQWVNMLKTAERGKLDILNAGIGGQTTEDARLRFQTDVLDQKPKYLFIMFGTNDAAILTEGKPRVSKQRFRENLVYFIKESREDGIKPILMTCIPIIEGNGKHHLFYYSRYKAAAFEPKGGARKWHNSYNDITRDVSERLDVPLVDNWKHFIEADGGKATDEALIQSGLIDPSGNHMTPKGARIVYEGIQDGQVLKY, from the coding sequence ATGAAGCATTTTTTTATCCTTTTCCTTCTGCTGTCCGTTACAGCAGGATGCGAGGGTAAGGGATACGAAGACGTTGTAGCATTTGGTGACAGCAATACGAGAGGCTCTAATTGGGACTACCGCGATTATCCAAAAGCACAGCAGTGGGTTAATATGTTAAAAACGGCTGAACGCGGAAAGCTTGATATACTCAATGCGGGAATTGGCGGACAGACAACAGAGGATGCACGTCTGCGGTTTCAGACAGATGTGCTTGATCAAAAACCGAAGTATTTGTTTATTATGTTCGGCACAAATGACGCCGCGATACTGACTGAGGGGAAACCGAGAGTATCGAAGCAGCGTTTTAGAGAAAATCTCGTTTATTTTATTAAAGAAAGCAGAGAAGACGGGATCAAACCAATCCTAATGACATGTATCCCAATTATAGAAGGAAACGGGAAGCACCATCTGTTTTACTATTCGAGATATAAAGCAGCTGCTTTTGAACCGAAGGGCGGGGCGAGAAAATGGCACAATTCATACAACGATATTACAAGAGATGTGTCGGAGCGCCTAGATGTCCCTCTTGTAGATAACTGGAAGCATTTTATAGAAGCAGACGGCGGAAAAGCAACTGATGAAGCGCTTATCCAATCCGGTCTGATAGATCCTTCAGGCAATCATATGACACCTAAAGGGGCAAGGATTGTATATGAAGGAATACAAGATGGGCAGGTTTTGAAGTACTGA
- a CDS encoding sporulation protein produces the protein MKKWMAGLFLAAAVLLCFMVPQQIQGASLYDKVLTFPLSRYPETGDHIRDAIAEGHSDICTIDRDGADKRRQESLKGIPTKPGYDRDEWPMAVCEEGGARGAGSWVGNQMSGYPDGTRVLFIVQ, from the coding sequence ATGAAAAAGTGGATGGCAGGCCTGTTTCTTGCTGCAGCAGTTCTTCTTTGTTTTATGGTTCCGCAGCAGATCCAAGGCGCTTCTTTGTATGACAAAGTGTTGACTTTTCCGCTGTCTCGTTATCCGGAAACAGGGGATCATATTAGAGATGCGATTGCAGAGGGACATTCTGATATTTGCACCATCGATAGGGATGGTGCGGACAAAAGGCGGCAGGAATCATTAAAAGGAATTCCGACGAAGCCGGGCTATGACCGGGATGAGTGGCCGATGGCGGTTTGTGAGGAGGGCGGCGCGCGCGGGGCCGGCTCGTGGGTTGGGAATCAAATGAGCGGTTATCCTGACGGCACCAGAGTGCTGTTTATTGTGCAGTAA
- the comER gene encoding late competence protein ComER, translating into MKIGFIGTGNMGTILIESFIESKAADPSNITITNRTIEKALHIKNRYNSINVTESLEKLVSENEMIFICVKPLDIYPLLARAAPYLRKDHILISITSPVQTQQLEQYVPCQVARVIPSITNRALAGVSLVTFGTSCGEFAKTKINELMKHISHPLQIESDITRVASDIVSCGPAFMSYLIQRFIDAAVSETSVSKQDAILMCKEMLVGMGKLLETELYTLPALQEKVCVKGGVTGEGIKALESGVQDMFHRVFQNTHMKYEEDISAVKKQFHV; encoded by the coding sequence TTGAAGATTGGTTTTATCGGCACAGGAAATATGGGTACGATCCTTATAGAGTCATTTATTGAATCAAAAGCAGCCGATCCCTCAAACATAACAATCACAAACCGCACAATTGAAAAAGCGTTACACATAAAGAACCGCTACAACAGCATAAACGTAACAGAAAGCCTGGAAAAGCTTGTTTCTGAAAACGAGATGATTTTTATTTGTGTTAAGCCGCTTGATATATATCCTTTACTAGCAAGAGCGGCGCCTTATTTAAGAAAGGACCATATTCTCATTTCAATTACAAGCCCGGTTCAAACTCAACAACTCGAGCAATATGTACCATGTCAAGTGGCGCGAGTAATTCCCAGTATTACAAACAGAGCGCTGGCAGGCGTTTCTCTCGTCACTTTCGGCACAAGCTGCGGAGAATTTGCAAAAACGAAAATCAATGAGCTCATGAAGCATATCTCTCATCCGCTGCAAATTGAAAGTGACATCACGAGGGTGGCATCAGATATCGTAAGCTGCGGCCCCGCTTTTATGAGCTATCTGATTCAGCGGTTTATAGATGCGGCCGTTTCGGAAACATCAGTGTCCAAACAGGATGCTATTCTGATGTGTAAGGAAATGCTTGTCGGAATGGGAAAACTGCTAGAAACCGAATTGTATACCCTGCCCGCGTTACAGGAAAAGGTTTGTGTTAAAGGCGGTGTGACAGGAGAAGGCATTAAAGCGCTGGAAAGCGGTGTGCAGGATATGTTTCACCGGGTATTCCAAAATACTCATATGAAGTACGAGGAGGATATTTCCGCAGTGAAGAAGCAGTTTCATGTGTAG
- a CDS encoding ComE operon protein 2, whose protein sequence is MERISWNQYFMAQSHLLALRSTCPRLSVGATIVRDKRMIAGGYNGSIAGGVHCADEGCLMIDDHCARTIHAEMNAILQCSKFGVPTDGAEIYVTHYPCIQCCKSIIQAGIKTVYYAEDYKTNPYAQELFEQAGVTVEQVELDEMIVDLKNREKLSFVAGLLEKLADAGLAEEDLKKIHEQANTLFTSYV, encoded by the coding sequence GTGGAACGAATTTCATGGAATCAATACTTTATGGCTCAAAGCCATTTACTGGCGCTGCGCAGCACCTGCCCAAGATTGTCTGTCGGCGCTACTATAGTCAGAGACAAACGCATGATTGCAGGAGGATATAATGGGTCAATCGCGGGCGGCGTGCATTGCGCAGACGAAGGCTGCCTTATGATAGATGACCATTGCGCAAGAACGATTCACGCTGAAATGAATGCGATTCTGCAATGCTCTAAGTTCGGGGTGCCGACTGATGGAGCGGAGATTTATGTGACGCATTATCCGTGCATTCAATGCTGTAAATCTATCATTCAAGCGGGTATCAAAACGGTTTATTATGCTGAGGATTACAAAACGAATCCGTACGCACAGGAATTATTTGAACAGGCGGGTGTAACTGTTGAACAGGTTGAACTCGATGAAATGATCGTTGATCTGAAAAACAGGGAAAAGCTTTCATTTGTAGCGGGTCTTTTAGAGAAACTGGCGGATGCGGGTCTTGCAGAGGAAGATTTGAAAAAGATACATGAACAGGCGAATACACTCTTCACGAGCTACGTGTGA
- a CDS encoding YqeG family HAD IIIA-type phosphatase, translating to MLKKFFLPDEFVKNIFHITPEKLKERNVKGIITDLDNTLVEWDRPNATPRLIEWFEEMKDHGIKVTIVSNNNERRVKLFSEPLGIPFIYKARKPMGKAFNRAVRNMELKKEDCVVIGDQLMTDVLGGNRNGYHTILVVPVASSDGFITRFNRQVERRILSALKRKGHIQWEE from the coding sequence TTGTTAAAAAAGTTTTTTTTACCTGACGAGTTCGTGAAAAATATTTTTCATATTACGCCTGAGAAATTAAAGGAACGAAATGTAAAAGGAATTATTACTGATCTGGATAATACGCTTGTTGAGTGGGACAGGCCGAACGCGACGCCGCGTTTGATCGAGTGGTTTGAAGAAATGAAGGACCACGGCATTAAAGTGACGATTGTCTCTAATAATAATGAAAGAAGAGTAAAACTTTTCTCAGAGCCGCTTGGAATCCCATTCATCTACAAAGCAAGAAAACCAATGGGCAAAGCTTTTAACAGAGCTGTGCGCAATATGGAGCTGAAAAAAGAGGACTGCGTGGTCATCGGAGATCAGCTCATGACCGATGTGCTCGGGGGAAATCGAAACGGCTACCATACGATTTTGGTCGTGCCTGTTGCTTCCTCTGACGGGTTTATTACGCGCTTTAACCGCCAGGTCGAACGCAGAATACTGAGTGCTCTCAAACGAAAAGGGCACATTCAGTGGGAGGAGTAA
- the yhbY gene encoding ribosome assembly RNA-binding protein YhbY has translation MLTGKQKRFLRSKAHHLTPIFQVGKGGVNDNMIKQIAEALEARELIKVSVLQNCEEDKNDVAEALVKGSRSQLVQTIGNTIVLYKESKENKQIELP, from the coding sequence ATGTTAACAGGTAAACAAAAACGTTTTTTACGTTCAAAAGCGCATCATTTAACGCCGATTTTTCAAGTAGGCAAAGGCGGAGTAAACGACAACATGATTAAACAAATTGCTGAGGCGCTTGAAGCGAGAGAGCTGATTAAAGTCAGCGTTCTTCAGAATTGTGAAGAGGATAAAAACGATGTTGCGGAAGCTCTTGTAAAAGGAAGCCGCTCTCAATTGGTGCAGACAATCGGCAATACGATTGTGTTATATAAGGAATCAAAGGAAAATAAACAAATCGAGCTTCCTTAA